A window of the Scleropages formosus chromosome 21, fSclFor1.1, whole genome shotgun sequence genome harbors these coding sequences:
- the LOC108924226 gene encoding leucine-rich alpha-2-glycoprotein-like gives MTVPNEVSSKRAEMKFSMWLLPVVMVVHSKSASYTSLCGKGCTCLGEFRFVNCSDALFGHLPRNVPPFAEHLDLSLNQLGHIPAGYFHPLRRIRVLLLNGNNISALADGTFYSLQSLQRLDLSRNRISILSAGFSLGLGSLKELLLGQNRLTGLESGSFLYLDGLRRLDLSANAIRTIHVRAFGGMTALRRLHLQDNRLEFLGGGIFSTLRSLEVLDLRGNLIDATEGGVFTPLASLATLDLAHNRLSSIRFRTLLSIPSYSTHILLGGNRWHCDCDLQRVFRKLRSVQRLFLDDYATLSCAEPPELQGYRLEEVDSQLCVAETVTVLIITVTVVITVVAAVVMAEKNRKKRTGVHWSEESDTPYDPQG, from the exons ATGACTGTGCCCAATGAG GTCTCTTCgaaaagagcagaaatgaaGTTTTCAATGTGGCTTCTCCCTGTTGTGATGGTGGTACATTCTAAGTCAGCTTCATATACCAGCCTGTGCGGGAAAGGCTGTACCTGCCTGGGGGAGTTCAGGTTTGTGAACTGCTCCGATGCCCTCTTCGGCCATCTCCCCAGGAACGTGCCCCCTTTCGCCGAACACCTGGACCTGTCCCTCAACCAGCTGGGTCACATCCCCGCCGGCTACTTCCACCCCCTCCGCAGGATCAGGGTGCTCCTCCTGAACGGCAACAACATCAGCGCTCTTGCTGATGGCACCTTCTACTCCCTGCAGAGCCTCCAGAGGCTGGACCTGAGCCGCAACAGGATCTCCATCCTGAGTGCTGGCTTTTCTCTGGGCCTAGGCTCCctgaaggagctgctgctggggcAGAACCGGCTCACGGGCTTGGAAAGCGGAAGCTTCCTCTACCTGGATGGCCTGAGGAGGCTCGACCTGAGCGCCAACGCCATCCGAACCATCCACGTGCGCGCCTTCGGCGGAATGACAGCCCTGCGCAGGCTGCACCTGCAGGACAACCGGCTCGAGTTCCTGGGCGGTGGCATTTTCTCCACACTGCGCTCACTGGAGGTGCTCGACCTGCGGGGAAACCTCATCGACGCTACCGAGGGAGGGGTCTTCACGCCCCTCGCTAGCCTGGCCACGCTAGACCTAGCCCACAACCGCCTCAGCTCCATCCGCTTCAGGACCCTGTTGAGCATCCCCAGCTACAGCACCCACATCCTGCTGGGAGGAAACCGATGGCACTGCGACTGCGACCTGCAGAGGGTGTTTCGCAAGCTGCGCAGCGTACAGAGGCTCTTCCTGGACGACTACGCCACCCTGAGCTGCGCAGAGCCTCCCGAGCTGCAGGGCTACCGGCTCGAGGAGGTCGACTCACAGCTCTGCGTCGCGGAGACGGTCACCGTgctcatcatcactgtcaccgTGGTAATCACCGTGGTGGCTGCCGTCGTCATGGCggagaagaacaggaagaaGCGAACGGGCGTGCACTGGAGCGAGGAAAGCGACACCCCCTATGATCCCCAGGGCTAG